The proteins below are encoded in one region of Thermococcus sp. 21S7:
- a CDS encoding sulfide/dihydroorotate dehydrogenase-like FAD/NAD-binding protein, with amino-acid sequence MYKITAKEELDVRDFFMEVEAPHVAKAWKPGQFVVLLIHKKGERIPMSIYYADKETGRIGMFIRRHGKTTFDLWDNFHVGDSLYAVAGPLGKPIEVKHYGNVVFVSDAVCGQAENYATLKAMKEAGNYTISIQTFEDRAHSYPEKFLAKPAADEHYLTTEDGSRGIRGHYLDVLKELIEKDKVDIVFGGGKLGSLKKLAELTKEYGIPTIVTVRQIMVDGTGMCGSCRILYDGEIKFACRDGPMFDAHKVDWDDVIRRDGRFVREQEMAKKHYLESKGVV; translated from the coding sequence ATGTATAAGATAACGGCCAAGGAAGAGCTTGACGTTAGGGACTTTTTTATGGAAGTTGAAGCGCCACATGTGGCTAAAGCCTGGAAACCGGGCCAGTTTGTCGTTTTGCTGATACATAAGAAGGGTGAAAGGATACCAATGTCCATCTACTACGCCGATAAAGAGACCGGGAGGATAGGGATGTTCATCAGAAGGCACGGGAAGACCACCTTTGACCTCTGGGACAACTTCCACGTTGGAGATTCCCTCTACGCGGTCGCGGGGCCGCTCGGAAAGCCCATCGAGGTCAAGCACTACGGAAACGTCGTCTTCGTTTCCGATGCAGTCTGCGGACAGGCCGAGAACTACGCCACCCTCAAGGCCATGAAGGAGGCCGGAAACTACACAATCTCCATCCAGACCTTCGAGGACAGGGCTCACTCCTATCCCGAGAAGTTCCTGGCAAAGCCGGCCGCCGATGAGCACTACCTCACCACCGAGGACGGCTCGCGCGGAATCAGGGGGCACTACCTCGACGTTCTGAAGGAGCTCATCGAAAAGGACAAGGTCGACATAGTCTTCGGCGGAGGAAAGCTTGGCTCGCTCAAAAAGCTCGCCGAGCTGACCAAGGAGTACGGAATCCCGACCATAGTCACCGTCAGGCAGATAATGGTGGACGGAACCGGCATGTGCGGCTCCTGCAGGATACTCTACGACGGCGAGATAAAGTTTGCCTGCCGCGACGGGCCGATGTTCGACGCCCACAAGGTGGACTGGGACGACGTCATAAGGCGTGACGGTAGGTTCGTCCGCGAGCAGGAGATGGCCAAAAAGCACTACCTTGAGTCCAAGGGGGTGGTCTGA
- the gltA gene encoding NADPH-dependent glutamate synthase — protein sequence MAKPKLIKERVPTPERPVEERVKSFVEVNLGYDFASALKEAERCIQCPPEYAPCIKGCPVHINIPGFLKALRENADNPDEAVKNALRVIWNDNTLPAVTGRVCPQEEQCEAPCVMGKVGDPINIGKLERFVADYAREKGIDEELLGEFMAETNGKGKVAVVGAGPAGLTCALELAKMGYKVTIFEALHEAGGVLMYGIPEFRLPKDILKTELDKLEKLGVEVKTNYIVGKTVTIEDLLGEYDAVFIGTGAGTPKLLNIPGILLDRIYSANEFLTRVNLMKAYKFPEYDTPIAVGRKVIVIGAGNTAMDAARSALRLGAEVTIAYRRGREDMTARVEEIGHAEEEGVKFEFFLTPVEFIGDENGKVKAVKFEKMRPLEERDSRGKRKIVGTGEYVTLEADTVIIAIGLEPNRILLEESGFEANPDGTLVVDESLMTSIPGVFAGGDAIRGEATVILAMGDGKKAAKSIDEYIRGKKASA from the coding sequence ATGGCGAAGCCAAAGCTAATCAAGGAGCGCGTTCCAACGCCGGAGAGACCCGTCGAGGAGCGCGTTAAGAGCTTCGTTGAGGTCAACCTCGGTTACGACTTCGCCTCCGCGCTGAAGGAGGCAGAGCGCTGCATACAGTGCCCGCCGGAGTACGCGCCGTGCATAAAGGGCTGTCCCGTTCACATCAACATCCCGGGCTTTCTGAAGGCCCTCCGCGAGAACGCGGACAACCCGGACGAGGCCGTCAAGAACGCCCTGCGCGTCATATGGAACGACAACACGCTACCGGCAGTTACAGGACGTGTCTGCCCGCAGGAGGAGCAGTGTGAGGCGCCGTGCGTCATGGGCAAGGTCGGAGACCCGATAAACATCGGCAAGCTTGAGAGGTTTGTAGCCGACTACGCGCGTGAGAAGGGCATAGACGAGGAGCTCCTCGGTGAATTTATGGCCGAAACAAACGGGAAAGGTAAGGTCGCGGTCGTCGGCGCCGGCCCCGCCGGGCTCACCTGCGCCCTTGAGCTTGCGAAGATGGGCTACAAGGTCACCATATTCGAGGCCCTTCACGAGGCGGGCGGAGTGCTCATGTACGGCATCCCCGAGTTCAGGCTACCGAAGGACATCCTCAAGACCGAGCTGGATAAACTGGAAAAGCTCGGAGTTGAGGTTAAGACAAACTACATCGTGGGCAAGACGGTCACCATTGAGGATCTCCTCGGGGAGTACGATGCCGTCTTTATAGGAACCGGCGCCGGAACGCCCAAGCTGCTCAACATACCCGGAATCCTTCTCGACAGAATTTACAGCGCCAACGAGTTCCTGACGAGGGTCAACCTCATGAAGGCCTACAAGTTCCCCGAATACGATACGCCGATAGCCGTTGGCAGAAAGGTCATAGTCATCGGTGCCGGAAACACGGCCATGGACGCGGCGCGCTCCGCGCTCAGGCTCGGCGCCGAGGTTACCATCGCCTACCGCCGCGGAAGGGAGGACATGACGGCCAGGGTGGAGGAGATAGGCCACGCCGAGGAGGAGGGCGTCAAGTTCGAGTTCTTCCTCACACCGGTGGAGTTCATAGGCGACGAGAACGGCAAGGTTAAGGCGGTTAAGTTCGAGAAGATGCGCCCGCTTGAGGAGAGGGACAGCAGGGGCAAGAGGAAGATAGTCGGAACCGGGGAATACGTGACCCTCGAAGCCGACACCGTCATCATAGCCATAGGTCTTGAGCCGAACAGGATACTCCTTGAGGAGAGCGGCTTTGAGGCCAACCCCGACGGAACGCTGGTCGTTGATGAGAGCCTGATGACGAGCATTCCGGGTGTCTTCGCGGGCGGAGACGCAATAAGGGGCGAGGCAACGGTTATCCTCGCAATGGGCGACGGAAAGAAAGCCGCGAAGTCAATAGACGAATACATAAGGGGCAAAAAGGCCAGCGCGTGA
- a CDS encoding integrase has product MGWDMGIDYESTYKLLLRDLKETREKSGVKALQRRMYLVILLTQLRNGSRIGEAIEFISKVSRDYSRDALIKVEKRKDGYQRLMVLPCEIKKADLLIIRALLDDELQKYGKKGLVIKISTWVKRTYGFNTHSLRYAFVSYLAQKKYPPQLIAKITGHKRLDYILHYTQEKAAQELLVKLDSI; this is encoded by the coding sequence ATGGGTTGGGACATGGGGATTGATTACGAGAGTACTTACAAGCTCCTGCTTAGAGATCTCAAGGAGACAAGAGAGAAAAGCGGTGTAAAAGCACTCCAACGGAGAATGTACCTGGTGATACTCTTAACCCAACTCAGAAATGGCTCAAGAATCGGAGAAGCAATCGAATTTATCTCCAAAGTCTCCAGAGATTACTCACGAGATGCTCTTATCAAAGTTGAAAAGAGAAAGGATGGATATCAACGTTTGATGGTTCTGCCTTGCGAAATCAAAAAAGCAGACTTATTGATCATTCGGGCACTTCTGGATGATGAACTCCAAAAGTATGGCAAAAAAGGACTTGTTATCAAGATATCAACATGGGTAAAAAGGACGTATGGGTTTAACACTCACAGCCTTAGGTACGCTTTTGTGAGTTATCTTGCCCAGAAGAAGTATCCTCCCCAGCTCATCGCCAAAATCACAGGGCATAAAAGACTGGATTATATCTTACATTACACACAGGAGAAGGCAGCTCAAGAACTCCTTGTAAAGCTTGACTCAATTTGA
- a CDS encoding bifunctional DNA primase/polymerase, with translation MMEEFITELKEYTEHYLKMGLTPIKVKFRDKAPAGPWESATITRKNFSEQLGDGPWNIGILCGKKSRGLIVFDYESQEAIAEHYAVLEEYGLTELFETWIVETGKGAHVYFLIDWKDPNASVMIKTVSIGKLFSSLEIRGEGALVVAPPSIHPSGIRYKFILGPYLPIRTITSREYAILLYTYAKTGDITSVKFEELHDILSELYPSYQEVELQPPREPSGISQISERFYAKLPVTEDVNSTTIAELVRPYLKYLPRQDFTLTLASALARLGLHPLKSAEVLANLLDDPEFTRKRSPSDGQPPQEAKKRVQAWVYAYNNVWMTLRGKSLEEDFPEIKNEFITLLKERSELFAESIRDNWWYAPNSGSKERLRGIPTLTGMIADAISRKYEQEGKSISSEAAKEEASRIVRRIISTVKPGRRKVEQFARNTRVYIMGIANERYISLRSELFDFLIDKLNKSSVGYHFGRPSDGQKTEVYFKIKTLRVLFQDKRGLIWKGKKKIYYFRYLSDEWQIFDSELIPETPLTSKPIELIKLIFYRGMTFIKLYVGGAVLEGPVEKVVEDLARNGVTTSHEKELLKKYFTWLSRIHKGNAYFAPGIYEANHGKFVAALPNTTDVLLPNSPLAAEVTDKLKEWSLKITEEEYEEFLEGIIKYREFLPPHVYYASMAYMGIAGFLSAIIDLTGIKPALLFLGRTAGTGKSHIAQFIAVNAYGSYVWESSAYRSDFRFDELFSASTFPVLLDDIHEYNSKKLADLKAILTSNAKSFRGRGIASVKLYELTAVPVFTANELVPEFENDTALMDRLIILELNTPLDNRKKQRYRQELDGPVGITRGIVYAPYFVKELVDVANDLGGKHFIKGRFRKWYDYAVQNNIVEGRDPEKFATLMVGAELLAALLHRHGLTFDIEEAARYISEVFNEREIRVPQELEDLIQAVSIEKKGIILERGLLISTKTLAELRKDYPGWKIPRKPRIVAKYLEGMGYKLEEILPQKGAYVPELKKQVYGVIIPWEIINEVINGHITKEGEIGFKLADEVVNVLSMEPNLTFDELIERINAPEEELSKTVRWLIDNGIVLPEEGRYKLNETKAKEAGFNIVETFVSKRAPGTANQAAPG, from the coding sequence ATGATGGAGGAGTTCATCACAGAGCTCAAAGAGTACACCGAGCATTATCTCAAGATGGGTTTAACCCCCATAAAGGTCAAATTCAGAGACAAGGCCCCTGCTGGGCCCTGGGAAAGTGCCACAATAACCCGCAAGAATTTCTCCGAACAGCTTGGAGACGGCCCTTGGAACATCGGCATTCTTTGCGGTAAGAAAAGCAGAGGATTAATCGTATTTGATTATGAAAGTCAAGAGGCCATTGCGGAACATTATGCTGTTCTCGAAGAATACGGGCTCACGGAGCTCTTTGAGACGTGGATCGTTGAAACCGGAAAAGGTGCCCATGTTTACTTTTTAATTGACTGGAAGGACCCAAACGCTTCAGTGATGATAAAGACAGTGAGCATTGGGAAATTATTCTCATCACTTGAAATACGGGGTGAGGGAGCCCTCGTCGTTGCTCCTCCCAGCATCCACCCAAGCGGGATTAGATATAAGTTTATTCTGGGGCCGTACCTCCCAATTAGAACCATAACTTCAAGGGAATACGCCATTCTGCTTTATACGTATGCAAAAACCGGAGACATAACATCCGTAAAGTTTGAGGAGCTCCATGACATCCTCTCTGAGCTGTATCCGTCATATCAAGAAGTTGAACTTCAGCCTCCACGAGAGCCCTCGGGAATCTCCCAGATATCTGAAAGGTTTTATGCGAAGCTTCCAGTTACGGAAGATGTTAACTCAACAACCATCGCTGAACTTGTTCGGCCATACCTCAAATACTTGCCTCGCCAGGATTTCACATTAACTCTCGCATCAGCACTTGCCCGACTGGGACTCCACCCACTCAAATCTGCCGAAGTCCTTGCCAACCTCCTTGACGATCCCGAATTTACCAGAAAGAGAAGCCCCAGCGACGGCCAGCCACCACAGGAGGCAAAGAAGAGGGTTCAGGCATGGGTATACGCGTACAACAACGTCTGGATGACCCTTCGCGGAAAATCTCTTGAAGAGGACTTCCCTGAAATTAAAAACGAGTTCATAACCCTTCTGAAAGAGCGCTCTGAATTATTTGCGGAGTCGATTCGGGATAACTGGTGGTATGCGCCGAATTCAGGCTCTAAAGAACGCTTAAGAGGAATTCCCACTCTCACTGGGATGATTGCAGATGCAATATCACGCAAGTACGAGCAAGAAGGGAAATCAATAAGTTCTGAGGCAGCTAAAGAGGAAGCGTCGAGAATTGTCCGTCGCATCATATCTACTGTAAAGCCTGGCCGGAGAAAAGTTGAGCAGTTTGCCCGCAATACAAGGGTATACATAATGGGAATTGCAAATGAGAGATACATCTCTCTCCGGAGTGAGCTCTTTGACTTCCTGATTGACAAATTGAACAAGTCTTCCGTTGGGTATCATTTCGGAAGACCGTCAGACGGCCAAAAGACAGAAGTTTATTTTAAGATTAAGACCCTTAGGGTGTTATTCCAAGACAAACGGGGGCTCATCTGGAAAGGAAAAAAGAAAATTTATTATTTCAGATATCTCAGCGACGAGTGGCAAATTTTTGATTCTGAGCTTATCCCTGAAACACCGCTCACGTCCAAACCCATCGAACTCATTAAATTAATATTTTACAGGGGCATGACCTTCATCAAGCTGTATGTTGGAGGCGCTGTACTCGAGGGTCCCGTCGAGAAAGTTGTCGAGGATTTAGCGAGGAATGGAGTAACAACAAGCCACGAAAAGGAACTCCTAAAGAAGTACTTTACCTGGCTGAGCCGAATACACAAAGGAAACGCTTATTTCGCTCCGGGAATTTATGAGGCGAACCACGGGAAGTTCGTTGCAGCCCTCCCAAACACAACCGATGTTCTTCTGCCAAACTCTCCGCTTGCGGCAGAAGTAACTGATAAGCTAAAAGAATGGAGCCTGAAAATTACAGAGGAAGAGTATGAAGAGTTCCTTGAAGGAATAATTAAGTATCGGGAATTCCTACCGCCTCACGTTTACTATGCCTCAATGGCCTATATGGGCATTGCCGGGTTCCTCTCCGCGATAATCGACCTCACGGGCATAAAGCCAGCCCTGCTTTTCCTCGGAAGAACTGCCGGAACCGGCAAAAGCCACATTGCCCAGTTCATCGCAGTAAACGCTTACGGCTCATACGTCTGGGAGTCCTCAGCATACCGTTCGGACTTCAGATTCGACGAGCTTTTCAGCGCCTCAACCTTCCCCGTGCTTCTCGATGACATCCATGAATATAATTCAAAGAAACTCGCTGACCTCAAGGCGATCCTAACCTCAAATGCGAAGAGCTTCAGGGGCCGTGGAATTGCAAGCGTTAAGCTTTACGAACTTACTGCTGTGCCAGTGTTTACAGCGAACGAGCTCGTCCCCGAATTCGAAAATGACACTGCACTAATGGACAGGCTGATAATACTTGAGCTCAACACTCCCCTTGATAACAGGAAGAAGCAGAGATACCGCCAGGAACTCGACGGGCCTGTCGGAATTACACGAGGCATTGTTTATGCTCCGTACTTCGTTAAAGAACTCGTTGATGTCGCCAACGACCTGGGTGGAAAGCACTTCATCAAGGGAAGGTTCAGAAAATGGTACGATTATGCAGTTCAGAACAACATCGTCGAGGGGCGCGACCCGGAGAAGTTTGCGACCCTAATGGTTGGTGCGGAGCTCCTCGCCGCCCTCCTTCACCGGCACGGCCTCACGTTCGATATTGAGGAAGCGGCGAGGTATATCTCAGAAGTCTTCAACGAAAGGGAAATTCGCGTTCCACAGGAACTTGAGGATCTCATTCAGGCAGTTTCCATCGAGAAGAAGGGCATAATCCTTGAGAGGGGCCTTTTAATATCGACCAAAACTCTTGCGGAGCTCAGAAAAGATTATCCAGGATGGAAAATCCCACGTAAGCCAAGAATCGTTGCAAAGTACCTTGAGGGTATGGGATACAAGCTGGAAGAAATCCTGCCTCAGAAAGGAGCGTATGTTCCCGAGCTCAAGAAGCAGGTTTACGGAGTAATAATCCCCTGGGAGATCATTAACGAGGTAATCAACGGGCATATTACAAAAGAGGGCGAGATTGGCTTTAAACTGGCAGATGAAGTGGTTAATGTACTCTCCATGGAGCCAAATCTGACCTTTGACGAGCTCATTGAACGAATCAATGCCCCAGAAGAAGAGCTTTCAAAGACGGTCAGATGGCTCATTGACAATGGAATCGTGCTCCCAGAAGAGGGCAGGTACAAGCTCAATGAGACGAAGGCCAAAGAGGCTGGGTTTAACATTGTGGAAACATTTGTCAGTAAGAGAGCTCCGGGAACAGCGAATCAAGCCGCCCCAGGATGA
- a CDS encoding class I SAM-dependent DNA methyltransferase — MARSKPKPKNGADEWSILEELQPWVVKRYFLIKDAFRDKEFTQEDVERLFEEKRKELLEKGVKEPEFTTKNVGEVLSILRKAGLLTARKDVYDFRRTYYRLKFPAESKVTRDRLISLLKAAADQIRGGLDYKALLVFLFYKAISDRWMKRAQDLMKEGKPRVQAYIITNKRYYKLFDEETGKLYTWHEVVKSRESIKELANALIKISEMNSELADLKKLVEVLGLIGFIKEDNLHTLEEIMKIFNRVDFAEFNSDILGDAYEWILSYFAPQKAKEGEVYTPREVIRLLVELLDIEDESDVLDPASGSGGMLIEAYRYVKEKLEKEGFDGEPAIMLYGQELNETTAALSKLNLILHGIQEFKIFEGANSLTNPQWEEELKRNGIEDGKVDYVIANPPWNQDGYDEARLSDRRIKHIYKYGYTTKQSADWAWVQLMLYYARKKVGVVLDTGALFRGGSEKAIRQGIIEDDLIEAIVLLPEKLFYNAAAPGIIMVLNPNKPGERKGKILFINASREYRKHPEVRKLNQLAPEHIRKIVEAYREFKEIEGFSRVVSLEEIRKNDYNLNVSLYVFPEEEREKIDLAKEFEEFRKIEEKERELVEKAKANIEGIIKVMGDE; from the coding sequence ATGGCAAGGTCAAAACCCAAACCTAAGAATGGTGCCGATGAGTGGTCGATTCTCGAAGAACTCCAACCATGGGTCGTGAAAAGGTATTTTCTGATTAAGGATGCATTCAGGGACAAAGAGTTCACACAGGAAGACGTTGAGAGGCTCTTTGAGGAAAAACGGAAAGAACTCCTTGAAAAAGGCGTCAAAGAGCCGGAGTTCACGACCAAAAACGTGGGTGAGGTTCTCTCAATCCTCAGAAAAGCCGGCCTGCTAACAGCCAGAAAGGATGTTTATGACTTCAGAAGGACTTATTACCGCCTGAAGTTCCCAGCCGAGAGCAAAGTCACCCGCGACAGGCTCATCTCACTTCTTAAAGCCGCCGCAGACCAGATAAGAGGGGGGCTTGATTATAAGGCATTGCTCGTGTTCCTGTTTTACAAAGCCATAAGCGACAGGTGGATGAAGAGGGCCCAGGACCTCATGAAAGAAGGCAAACCCAGGGTTCAGGCTTACATCATCACAAACAAGAGGTATTACAAGCTCTTCGACGAGGAAACTGGAAAGCTTTACACTTGGCATGAAGTCGTGAAGAGCAGGGAGAGCATCAAAGAGCTGGCAAATGCACTCATAAAGATATCAGAGATGAATTCGGAACTTGCCGACCTGAAAAAACTCGTTGAAGTTCTCGGGCTGATCGGTTTCATCAAGGAGGACAACCTTCACACACTTGAGGAAATTATGAAGATATTCAACCGCGTTGATTTCGCCGAGTTCAACAGCGACATCCTTGGAGACGCATACGAGTGGATTCTCTCATACTTCGCCCCCCAGAAGGCTAAGGAGGGCGAGGTTTACACGCCCAGAGAGGTTATAAGACTCCTTGTTGAGTTGCTCGACATCGAGGATGAGAGCGACGTCCTTGATCCGGCCAGCGGTTCCGGCGGAATGCTAATTGAAGCTTACCGCTACGTGAAGGAGAAACTCGAAAAGGAGGGCTTTGACGGCGAGCCCGCGATAATGCTCTACGGCCAAGAGCTCAACGAGACCACCGCGGCACTCTCAAAGCTCAACCTAATCCTCCACGGAATTCAGGAGTTCAAGATATTTGAAGGCGCCAACAGCCTCACCAATCCGCAGTGGGAGGAGGAACTGAAGAGGAACGGGATCGAGGATGGAAAAGTTGATTACGTCATCGCCAACCCGCCCTGGAACCAGGATGGTTACGATGAGGCCCGCTTAAGCGACAGGAGGATAAAGCACATTTACAAGTATGGGTACACCACGAAGCAGTCCGCTGATTGGGCCTGGGTTCAGCTGATGCTTTATTATGCAAGAAAAAAGGTTGGCGTCGTTCTTGATACAGGTGCACTTTTCAGAGGAGGATCAGAGAAAGCAATAAGGCAAGGAATAATTGAGGACGATCTAATCGAAGCAATTGTTCTGCTTCCTGAGAAGCTCTTTTACAATGCCGCCGCTCCGGGAATTATAATGGTTCTCAACCCCAACAAGCCCGGGGAGAGGAAGGGGAAGATCCTCTTCATCAACGCCTCTCGTGAATACCGCAAGCACCCTGAGGTCAGGAAGCTCAACCAGCTCGCTCCGGAGCACATAAGGAAAATCGTCGAGGCCTACAGGGAGTTCAAGGAGATTGAGGGCTTTTCGAGGGTTGTGAGCCTGGAGGAGATAAGGAAGAACGACTACAACCTGAACGTCAGCCTCTACGTGTTCCCAGAGGAGGAGAGGGAGAAAATCGACTTAGCTAAGGAGTTCGAGGAGTTCAGGAAAATCGAGGAGAAGGAGAGGGAGCTGGTGGAGAAAGCCAAAGCCAACATCGAGGGCATAATCAAGGTGATGGGCGATGAGTGA
- a CDS encoding restriction endonuclease subunit S produces the protein MSEALPAFQFYRETRLKEVELNGREVEIPAEWEVVELGEVAEIRRGASPRPKGDPKYFGGDIPWIKISDISKYKKGLYLLKTGDTVTEEGKNKSVYCPDGTLIVSNSGTIGEPAIIQTGKGGCIHDGFILVNPADSVDKIFLYYFFEAKKEEFHSKAQRGTQGNMNTKLWKKTKLPLPPLEEQKKIAEVLRSIDEAIQAVEESIAKLERLKKGTMEQLLTKGINHTKFKTVELNGRKVEIPAEWEVVELGEVAERRSETVNPNAVGNLPFVGLEHIEPGNIRLTQWGDSAEVKSSKSKFYPGDVLYGKLRPYLDKAVIAEFEGICSTDIIVIKAKSSKLIPEYLIWLVHTKAFLEHAKKTMKGVNHPRTSWNALKKFQLPLPPLKEQKQIAEILRTIDEAIEAKRAKREKLERMKKAVMEKLLTGEIRVRSDG, from the coding sequence ATGAGTGAGGCCCTCCCCGCGTTCCAGTTTTACCGGGAGACGAGACTCAAGGAGGTCGAGCTGAACGGCAGGGAGGTCGAGATTCCGGCGGAGTGGGAAGTGGTGGAGCTTGGGGAGGTTGCCGAAATACGAAGGGGTGCTTCCCCTCGCCCCAAAGGAGACCCAAAATACTTTGGTGGTGATATACCTTGGATAAAAATTTCAGATATCTCAAAGTACAAAAAGGGTCTATATCTGCTAAAAACAGGGGATACGGTCACTGAAGAAGGTAAAAACAAGAGTGTATACTGTCCAGACGGCACATTAATTGTTTCGAACAGTGGTACAATTGGAGAGCCAGCGATTATACAAACTGGAAAAGGCGGATGTATCCATGACGGTTTCATTCTAGTAAATCCCGCTGACAGCGTGGATAAGATTTTCTTATATTACTTCTTCGAGGCAAAGAAGGAGGAATTTCACTCAAAAGCTCAGAGAGGAACTCAGGGAAACATGAATACAAAATTATGGAAGAAAACAAAACTCCCCCTTCCGCCCCTCGAAGAGCAGAAAAAAATCGCCGAGGTGCTCCGCTCCATTGATGAGGCAATTCAAGCAGTCGAGGAGAGCATTGCGAAGCTTGAGAGGCTTAAGAAGGGCACGATGGAGCAGTTGCTCACGAAGGGCATAAACCACACCAAGTTCAAGACCGTCGAGCTGAACGGCAGGAAGGTCGAGATTCCGGCGGAGTGGGAGGTCGTGGAGCTTGGAGAGGTTGCAGAAAGAAGAAGTGAGACAGTTAATCCAAATGCAGTTGGAAACCTTCCATTTGTTGGACTAGAGCATATTGAACCCGGAAACATAAGGCTTACTCAGTGGGGCGACTCTGCTGAGGTGAAAAGCTCTAAGTCCAAATTTTACCCTGGAGATGTTCTTTATGGAAAGCTGAGGCCATACCTCGATAAGGCTGTAATTGCGGAGTTCGAAGGAATATGTTCAACAGACATTATTGTAATTAAAGCCAAGTCCAGCAAACTTATCCCCGAGTATCTGATATGGCTCGTTCACACAAAGGCATTCCTTGAACACGCTAAAAAGACAATGAAAGGGGTAAATCATCCAAGAACTTCATGGAATGCTCTCAAAAAATTCCAGTTGCCACTCCCGCCCCTCAAAGAACAAAAACAAATCGCCGAAATCCTCCGCACGATTGACGAGGCCATCGAGGCCAAGAGGGCAAAGAGGGAGAAGCTCGAACGCATGAAGAAGGCAGTCATGGAGAAGCTCCTTACGGGAGAGATAAGGGTTCGGTCAGACGGCTAG
- a CDS encoding helix-turn-helix domain-containing protein codes for MTLTKAELKVLLAIEEPVTLSELAYKLDLSKSTLSALIRSLERKGLVEFEGKKPMVIKPSKNKAVELLNSILPVTHRQLMLNPPLRGRDILSALTGNRLKVLAALEVEKPQPLWLIQLKANVSRATLHRVLNGLMERLIVGKKEEGYFISERFALFKAFADEYFYLQNSIKAREFDHNASIVWSGVEELILATGTFKGKSLGDFQLTGLARFSDFGLPLISSGVYHYYWPARELTLEEVVVHTLTLGKDARELLYTIALLKGRGFDEGKLKRLAAKFGVFGTVEELLEYLKGMNKPYPFPSREEIEELCRQYFGGCNDDNEGKAD; via the coding sequence ATGACACTCACGAAGGCCGAGCTTAAGGTTCTCCTTGCAATTGAAGAACCAGTCACACTGAGCGAGTTAGCCTATAAGCTCGACCTCTCAAAGAGCACGCTCTCCGCTCTCATACGTTCCCTTGAGAGGAAGGGCCTCGTCGAGTTTGAAGGAAAGAAGCCGATGGTCATTAAGCCCTCAAAGAATAAAGCGGTTGAGCTTCTCAATTCAATTCTCCCAGTTACTCACAGGCAGCTTATGTTAAACCCTCCTCTGAGGGGCAGGGATATACTCAGTGCTCTGACTGGAAATCGCCTCAAAGTTCTTGCGGCTCTTGAGGTCGAGAAACCTCAGCCTCTCTGGCTCATTCAGCTGAAGGCCAACGTGAGCAGGGCAACGCTTCACAGGGTTCTCAACGGGCTCATGGAGAGGCTCATCGTGGGGAAGAAAGAGGAAGGTTATTTCATAAGCGAGCGTTTTGCTCTTTTCAAGGCCTTCGCCGACGAGTACTTTTACCTGCAGAACTCGATTAAAGCGAGGGAGTTCGACCACAACGCCTCGATCGTTTGGAGTGGTGTTGAAGAGCTCATACTCGCGACCGGAACATTCAAAGGGAAAAGCCTCGGCGATTTTCAGCTCACAGGGCTGGCTCGCTTCTCCGACTTTGGGCTTCCTCTGATTTCCTCTGGGGTTTATCATTATTACTGGCCGGCCAGAGAGCTTACCCTCGAAGAGGTCGTTGTGCATACATTAACGCTCGGAAAGGATGCGAGGGAACTGCTTTACACTATCGCCCTCCTTAAGGGAAGGGGTTTCGATGAGGGGAAACTTAAAAGGCTCGCGGCCAAATTTGGCGTTTTTGGCACAGTTGAGGAACTGCTCGAATACCTTAAGGGCATGAATAAGCCGTATCCCTTCCCGTCGAGGGAAGAGATTGAGGAACTCTGCCGTCAGTATTTCGGAGGTTGTAATGATGATAACGAGGGAAAGGCTGATTGA